A stretch of Stenotrophomonas indicatrix DNA encodes these proteins:
- the glyA gene encoding serine hydroxymethyltransferase produces MFPRDVRIETYDPELAKAIAAETQRQEDHVELIASENYTSPAVMEAQGSQLTNKYAEGYPGKRYYGGCEYVDIAEQLAIDRLKQLFDADYANVQPHSGSQANQAVYFALLQPGDTILGMSLAHGGHLTHGAKVNASGKLFNAVQYGVNDQGLIDYDEVERLALEHKPKMVVAGFSAYSQVIDWARFRAIADKVGAYLFVDMAHVAGLVAAGVYPSPLEHAHVVTSTTHKTLRGPRGGIIVAKGADEDLVKKLQSIVFPGIQGGPLMHVIAGKAVAFKEALEPGFKTYQQQVVKNAQAMANTLIARGYKIVSGGTQNHLMLVDMIGKDVSGKDAEAALGKAHITVNKNSVPNDPRSPFVTSGLRLGTPAVTTRGYLEQDCVDLANWIADVLDAPADEAVIARVRDAVSAQCRKYPVYG; encoded by the coding sequence ATGTTCCCGCGTGACGTCCGCATCGAAACCTACGATCCCGAACTGGCCAAGGCCATCGCCGCCGAAACCCAGCGCCAGGAAGACCACGTCGAGCTGATCGCCAGCGAGAACTACACCAGCCCGGCGGTGATGGAAGCCCAAGGCAGCCAGCTGACCAACAAGTACGCCGAAGGCTACCCGGGCAAGCGCTACTACGGTGGCTGCGAATACGTGGACATCGCCGAACAGCTGGCGATCGACCGCCTCAAGCAGCTGTTCGATGCGGACTACGCCAACGTGCAGCCGCACAGCGGTTCGCAGGCCAACCAGGCCGTGTACTTCGCGCTGCTGCAGCCGGGCGACACCATCCTCGGCATGAGCCTGGCCCACGGCGGCCACCTCACCCACGGTGCCAAGGTCAACGCCTCGGGCAAGCTGTTCAACGCCGTGCAGTACGGCGTCAACGACCAGGGCCTGATCGATTACGACGAAGTCGAGCGCCTGGCCCTGGAGCATAAGCCGAAGATGGTCGTGGCCGGCTTCTCGGCCTACTCGCAGGTGATCGACTGGGCGCGCTTCCGCGCCATCGCCGACAAGGTCGGTGCCTACCTGTTCGTCGACATGGCGCACGTCGCCGGCCTGGTTGCTGCTGGCGTCTACCCGAGCCCGCTGGAACATGCGCACGTGGTCACCTCGACCACCCACAAGACCCTGCGCGGCCCGCGCGGCGGCATCATCGTCGCCAAGGGCGCCGACGAAGACCTGGTCAAGAAGCTGCAGTCGATCGTGTTCCCGGGCATCCAGGGCGGTCCGCTGATGCACGTCATCGCCGGCAAGGCCGTGGCCTTCAAGGAAGCGCTGGAGCCGGGCTTCAAGACCTACCAGCAGCAGGTGGTGAAGAACGCGCAGGCGATGGCCAACACGCTCATCGCACGCGGCTACAAGATCGTCTCCGGTGGCACCCAGAACCACCTGATGCTGGTCGACATGATCGGCAAGGACGTGTCCGGCAAGGACGCGGAAGCCGCACTGGGCAAGGCCCATATCACCGTCAACAAGAACTCGGTGCCGAACGACCCGCGTTCGCCGTTCGTGACCTCGGGCCTGCGCCTGGGCACCCCGGCGGTGACCACCCGCGGTTACCTGGAACAGGACTGCGTGGACCTGGCCAACTGGATCGCCGACGTGCTCGACGCCCCGGCCGATGAGGCCGTGATCGCCCGCGTGCGTGATGCGGTCAGCGCGCAGTGCCGCAAGTACCCGGTCTACGGTTGA
- a CDS encoding autotransporter domain-containing protein codes for MTHSHQASPAMTLAPRRTSGASRTLSTSLLALAIGLAMSGPTTAIAATVTVRDPSQLDGNWYVPGAWSNGDPNLTVENHAYIDSVTPVVVDAIRADSWRVDIGHGGSGELFIQNGGVLESTAIFIATLAGSTGKVTVTGAGSQWIGNNSIGVGHEGSGFLDVLDGGQVINAQGTWVASEMGSSGVLTVSDKDSRFATDQIHVGAQGMGTVNVRNGGSFQTGVARLGSYSSVARGEATVTGKDSSWLNSSDLLIGVSGTGTMTVADGATLTVQGSTLLGQQRHTPGVPDGVLVLTGAGTTATTGFIAVGQNAVAELNVFDGAALTAGNVGVGESTQGEGSFRVADAGSSASMGRLTVGNQGNGSVSVYDGGALTVNDALGLAGASGSRGSLTIGPQGTLNLAGGLIYQGAGTATVLIADGTLHLTSKAFTSNVEMALDGVATVDTDQVDAMFSGRLTGTGALRKTGTGTLTTHANNSYSGGTRIEQGTLVLAGNGAIRGAVDVASGATLQLQRNGQTLFNNVLSGAGDVVKLDAGLLSLSGDSSGFTGTTRVQAGALDVHGRLGGLADLGTGTELSGDGQLGNVVIRDGATLAPGSATAFGTLSMTGSLLMENGSRYLVDLGADGAGDRVQVGGGATLQGGNTVAIASEGDWQPRTRYTILSAAQGVQGTFSGVSSTLAFLTPTLDYDASNVYLTLARNDIAMPDIDLAFPDVVVNPNQKAVAGAVEALGNGNAVYEAVVRLDLAEVVPAFDSLSGEIHAAHRGALLQNRFLHEGIDRHLDGATMGAEIAPGVHAWIGGNAGQRRTDAGADNTGLRSSQHGVMAGAGWRLGESLEVGVAAGQQQLVSRLAQRDARSETDSIEYGVYGQYRWQGLSLRAGVSRADYRTDSTRTAKVGTRLDEGLSAREDATGTTAFLRAGWTFGGARLQLTPEIEVAQVRLESDGSQEHGGHSALQWNGGSARYRTGLAALRADWDISGGQRDRAALTARVGWQVAGGDRLPQVDARFVEGTQGFAISGAPLARRSALAQFGVAVSPTDNSRVALQMQGRRGDGQRDVGAQLDWSVAF; via the coding sequence GTGACCCATTCGCACCAAGCTTCGCCGGCAATGACGCTGGCACCGCGTCGCACTTCCGGCGCCTCCCGTACTCTTTCCACCAGCCTGCTGGCCCTGGCGATCGGCCTGGCCATGAGCGGCCCCACCACGGCGATTGCTGCGACGGTCACCGTGCGCGATCCGAGCCAGCTCGATGGCAACTGGTATGTGCCGGGCGCGTGGAGCAACGGCGATCCGAACCTGACCGTCGAGAACCACGCCTACATCGACAGCGTGACCCCGGTCGTGGTGGATGCGATCAGGGCTGATTCGTGGCGCGTGGACATCGGCCATGGCGGCAGCGGCGAGCTGTTCATCCAGAACGGCGGCGTGCTGGAAAGCACTGCCATCTTCATTGCGACGCTGGCCGGCTCGACCGGCAAGGTCACCGTGACCGGCGCCGGTTCGCAGTGGATCGGCAACAACAGCATCGGCGTCGGCCATGAAGGCAGCGGCTTCCTGGACGTGCTTGATGGCGGCCAGGTGATCAACGCCCAGGGCACGTGGGTGGCCTCGGAAATGGGCAGCAGTGGCGTGCTGACCGTGTCCGACAAGGATTCGCGCTTTGCCACCGACCAGATCCACGTGGGCGCGCAGGGCATGGGCACGGTGAACGTGCGTAACGGCGGCAGCTTCCAGACCGGCGTCGCCCGTCTGGGCAGCTACAGCAGCGTGGCCCGCGGCGAAGCCACGGTGACCGGCAAGGATTCGAGCTGGTTGAACAGCAGTGACCTGCTGATCGGCGTTTCCGGCACCGGCACGATGACCGTCGCCGACGGCGCCACGCTGACCGTGCAGGGCAGCACCCTGCTGGGCCAGCAGCGGCACACTCCGGGCGTGCCCGATGGCGTGCTGGTGCTGACCGGCGCGGGCACCACCGCCACCACCGGCTTCATCGCCGTGGGCCAGAACGCGGTGGCCGAACTGAATGTCTTCGACGGCGCCGCACTGACCGCAGGCAACGTGGGCGTGGGTGAGAGCACGCAGGGCGAAGGCAGCTTCCGCGTGGCCGACGCTGGCAGTTCGGCCAGCATGGGCCGCCTGACCGTCGGCAATCAGGGCAACGGCAGCGTGTCGGTGTATGACGGCGGTGCGCTGACGGTCAACGACGCGCTGGGCCTGGCCGGCGCCAGCGGCAGCCGTGGCTCGCTGACCATTGGTCCGCAGGGCACGTTGAACCTGGCCGGCGGCCTGATCTACCAAGGCGCCGGTACGGCCACCGTACTGATTGCCGATGGCACCCTGCACCTGACCAGCAAGGCCTTCACCAGCAACGTTGAAATGGCGCTGGACGGTGTCGCCACGGTGGACACCGACCAGGTCGATGCGATGTTCAGCGGCCGCCTGACCGGCACCGGCGCACTGCGCAAGACCGGCACCGGCACGCTGACCACCCATGCCAACAACAGCTACAGCGGCGGTACCCGCATTGAACAGGGCACCCTTGTGCTGGCTGGCAACGGTGCGATCCGTGGCGCGGTGGACGTGGCATCGGGCGCGACGCTGCAGCTGCAGCGCAATGGCCAGACCCTGTTCAACAACGTGCTGTCCGGCGCGGGCGATGTGGTCAAGCTGGATGCGGGCCTGCTGAGCCTGTCGGGCGACAGCAGCGGCTTCACCGGTACCACGCGCGTGCAGGCCGGCGCGCTTGACGTGCATGGCCGCCTGGGCGGCCTGGCCGACCTGGGCACTGGCACCGAGCTGAGCGGTGACGGCCAGCTGGGCAACGTCGTCATCCGCGACGGCGCCACCCTGGCACCGGGTTCGGCCACGGCCTTCGGCACGCTGTCGATGACCGGCAGCCTGCTGATGGAGAACGGCTCGCGTTACCTGGTGGATCTGGGCGCCGATGGCGCCGGCGACCGCGTGCAGGTGGGCGGCGGCGCAACGCTGCAGGGTGGCAATACGGTGGCCATCGCCAGCGAGGGTGACTGGCAGCCACGCACCCGCTACACCATCCTGAGCGCGGCGCAGGGCGTGCAGGGCACGTTCTCCGGCGTAAGCAGCACGCTGGCCTTCCTGACCCCCACGCTGGACTACGACGCCAGCAACGTCTACCTGACCCTGGCCCGCAACGATATCGCCATGCCGGATATCGATCTGGCCTTCCCCGATGTGGTGGTGAACCCCAACCAGAAGGCGGTGGCCGGCGCGGTGGAAGCGCTGGGCAATGGCAACGCCGTGTATGAGGCGGTGGTACGGCTGGACCTGGCCGAGGTGGTGCCGGCCTTCGACAGCCTGAGCGGTGAGATCCATGCCGCGCACCGCGGCGCACTGCTGCAGAACCGCTTCCTGCACGAGGGCATCGACCGCCATCTGGACGGTGCCACGATGGGTGCCGAGATCGCCCCGGGTGTGCACGCCTGGATCGGCGGCAACGCCGGCCAGCGCCGCACCGATGCCGGCGCGGACAACACCGGCTTGCGTTCGTCGCAGCACGGCGTCATGGCCGGTGCCGGCTGGCGCCTGGGTGAATCGCTGGAAGTGGGCGTGGCCGCCGGCCAGCAGCAGCTGGTCAGCCGCCTGGCCCAGCGCGATGCACGCAGCGAAACCGACAGCATCGAGTACGGCGTGTACGGCCAGTACCGCTGGCAGGGCCTGAGCCTGCGTGCCGGTGTCAGCCGTGCCGACTACCGCACCGACAGCACGCGCACCGCAAAGGTCGGCACCCGCCTGGACGAAGGTCTGTCCGCCCGCGAGGACGCCACCGGCACGACCGCGTTCCTGCGTGCCGGCTGGACCTTCGGCGGCGCGCGCCTGCAGCTGACCCCGGAAATCGAAGTGGCCCAGGTGCGCCTGGAAAGCGACGGCAGCCAGGAACACGGCGGCCACAGTGCCCTGCAGTGGAACGGCGGCAGCGCACGTTACCGCACCGGCCTGGCTGCGCTGCGCGCGGACTGGGACATCAGCGGTGGCCAGCGTGATCGTGCGGCGCTGACCGCGCGCGTGGGCTGGCAGGTGGCGGGCGGCGATCGCCTGCCGCAGGTCGATGCACGCTTCGTGGAAGGCACGCAGGGGTTTGCGATCAGCGGTGCGCCGCTGGCCCGCCGCAGCGCGCTGGCCCAGTTCGGCGTGGCGGTGAGCCCGACCGACAACAGCCGCGTGGCGCTGCAGATGCAGGGCCGCCGTGGCGATGGCCAGCGCGATGTGGGGGCGCAGCTGGACTGGTCGGTGGCGTTCTGA